The Neurospora crassa OR74A linkage group I, whole genome shotgun sequence genome segment CACTGCAGCCGGCACAAGTGCAacttattttattcttaacATTGTTAGCAACCGTCCGGGGCACGGCTCAGCACCATAAGATCGATCCTTTTACCAAGTTGCAGGACCTCAACTCGAGCTCTCCAATTTCGTCCATCTTTTCAAGTCAAGACATCGACTTACCAAGCCAACTCAGCTGCCTCTCCTTTGTCCATCCCATTGAGACGAccgcgacaacaacaacctgaaTCGACTTGAAGAAGAGCCTCTCCCGATTCAGCCATGACATAGCACCGCGAAGACCAAACCTTTAACCCACAAACCGCAAACGCTTTTTTTCCGTCACCACCCGCTCGTCCGCCCAACACTAGTCACGCTCAGATACTGCAGGGCAGCTGGAGAAGACGTAGCAGCAATTGAATCTGCAGTGGGACACGCGCCTTCAAAGGCAGCAGCTATGGACTGCTTGCGACCGAAACCGTCcgactcctcctcgtcaggctctcttccctcctctcctctctcagTTCTCTCTCAGTCGCCTTCTCTGCCTCCTACGCCTTTGCTGCTCGATGCCTCGAACCGCTATCCCTCCCCTAGTTCCAGCTCGATACCCTCTGGCAGTGCTTCCCCCATGAAGGGGCCCGATTCAGATTCGGCCCAGGAGATCCAGGTCCGCACAGATGGACCTCCTCCGACGAAGCGTCGCCGCACCGCCGCACCGCCAAGGCCCCGTACCACAGACCGGATCGATCTTGAAAATCGTGTGGAAGAGGCCGATGAGAACCTCGACAGGTTATTGACGGCTCTgcggagaaagaagaagattgtcGTCATTGCCGGTGCTGGCATATCCGTCTCAGCTGGGAGTATGTCATTCCCTtacactcctcctcccccttttttaTCCCCCCTCACTTTCCCTTCAATATCTCCGCATCTTGGATAGTCCATGACGCGCCATTTTCTTCCCAGACCTTGCTGACACGCTTTTTAGTCCCCGATTTCCGCTCGTCAACCGGTCTCTTCGCGACGCTACGAGGTCAGCACAAGCTGAAGGCTTCCGGAAAACACCTTTTCGACGCGTCTGTGTACAAGCACGATGACTCTACTGAGTCCTTCCACACCATGGTGCGCGAACTGGCGCAATTGACGTCACAGGCGAAGCCTACACCATTTCATCACATGCTAGCCTCCATGGCTGAGGAGGGACGACTACTACGACTCTACACCCAAAATATAGATACGCTAGATACCCAGATGCCACCATTAGCCACCAACGTCCCTCTGAACGCGAAGGGTCCGTGGCCAGTTACCGTCCAGCTGCACGGTGGGTTGGAGAAGATGGTATGCACAAAGTGCAGTCACCTGGAGCCCTTCAATGCCGAGCTTTTCGAAGGCTCTGAAGCTCCTCTGTGCGCAAAGTGCAAGGAACAGGATGAGGTACGCACAACATTTGCCGGCAAACGGAGTCACGGCATTGGCAGGCTACGGCCTAGAATTGTGTTGTACAACGAGTACAACCCTGACGAGGAGGCCATCGGAAACGTTTCAAAAGCGGATTTGAAGAGGGTTCCGGACGCAGTCATCGTTGTCGGC includes the following:
- the nst-3 gene encoding SIR2 family histone deacetylase, whose product is MDCLRPKPSDSSSSGSLPSSPLSVLSQSPSLPPTPLLLDASNRYPSPSSSSIPSGSASPMKGPDSDSAQEIQVRTDGPPPTKRRRTAAPPRPRTTDRIDLENRVEEADENLDRLLTALRRKKKIVVIAGAGISVSAGIPDFRSSTGLFATLRGQHKLKASGKHLFDASVYKHDDSTESFHTMVRELAQLTSQAKPTPFHHMLASMAEEGRLLRLYTQNIDTLDTQMPPLATNVPLNAKGPWPVTVQLHGGLEKMVCTKCSHLEPFNAELFEGSEAPLCAKCKEQDEVRTTFAGKRSHGIGRLRPRIVLYNEYNPDEEAIGNVSKADLKRVPDAVIVVGTTLKIPGVRRLVKEMCQLTRSRRDGITAWINIDPEPQGAEFKDCWDYVIRGKCDDVAELVNLPRWDQQDIGDPTTWLVDEKKEKRLEATLSKSRVDVLLQRKRKSPLSDDEDEKLLAKVLTQKQGGIPTPSASPKPRATLPARKPTTKATAKQSILNFGKTTSSKETTPVSAAITTGRKPLPGSAPQRKPRQTKKKEVVKPQNAINRSFKATKAVAAPGKENAKQIPFDPDTSSDLSSPPRDFDKDVPTVLPSLRPTAVKVPRPTMTTRSRSRTPSVGSSQSGAPGSGRDMTLTISPKSKPRGIGHLID